CTTTCGAATGTAATAGCTGGATGGCTGCATTGTCCTGTGTTTTGTTTCCCTGAAATTACTACTCACTCCGATCCAAATAGTTGTTGCAGATTTAGCTAAAATGTTGTCTAAATCTGATCCAACACATTACGACAAGTAATTTGGATCAGAGGGTGTATTATAATTTTTTTCCTGTCATTTTGGATTTATTTAGCAAAGGGAGCACCTTAATGGACTGGTGAGGTTTAACTGTTGCGAGAGCCCCATGAACTGTTAACACATCTTTCTATTTTCGTAATGTGTTGATTATTGCAGGTTTTGCTTTCTTACAAAAAAAAAGAACATTCTAGTAAAATTGTAATATTTGGGCTCTGCGAACTTGTATGGAACTCCAGGAGGTTGAAGTACTCCTAGAAATCCTTGGGCATAAAGAACCATTTAAGAACCATACCATTATGACATTTTCTAGAATTCATTGATGTATTTCATGTTTCAAGGTAATTGCTTGGCTAATTCCTGAAATTCTCCTACCAGGAGGCAAGTCTTCCAGAAGTTCTTACTGTTGAGAACCTTGTGGAACATGCAATTACAAGAAGCAAAACTAATGGAGCTACTTCTCCCGAAGCAATAAAGTCTGGAGCGAACTCTTCACCTGATTCTTCAAAACGACAACGTACCATTTCTCAAGTTAACAATCCAACTCCAGATGGAGATAATCAGGAATCGGTCGATCCTGCAATGGACAGAGATTCTAGTGAGTTGATATCCCACATCGAGGACATTAAGTTAAATGCCACTATGCAGATGGGTGTGAGTTCCAGTGGTTATTCTGGGTTCCTTGAGCCGTCTGATGTATCAACTGAATGCATCCAGATTTCTGCTAACCCTTCCTACTATACTCAAAGAACATTTATCAAGCACAAAGATAGTCCACTGCAGCTTTGTTGTGCGGGCTTGAAAGTCCAGTTTGGAGTCAGTACAAAGTTTCTAGACAGTGCAGGCCGGCCAAAGTTGAACATAGTTGTTGATATCCCCGAAGATCTAAGTGAAGTTTTAGAATTTTGTGATAATCTTGCTCAGAGAACTTCACAAGAATCTGGTTCCACTTCTGAGTGGAGACCCCTGACAAAGAAGTACGGCTATGTGAATCGTCCAACTGTTCGCCTAAAGTGAGTTCTATTCTATCTTTTCATATATATACTAGGCTTTGTCACACTTCTTCTGATCTGGTAATGTTGAATTGCTCTTGTAGCATCCCTACCACTGTCAGCAGCGATGCTTCTATGTACTCGACAGATATATACAAGAAAGAGCCTAGCGGTAACACGCAGAAGCTTGCTTTTAACCAAGTAGATGCTGCGGAATTGGACTCTCTTGTTCGAGGGAACAAACTTGATGCGTTCTTCTCTTTGGAAATATACGACTACCAACAAAATGCTGGCATTCGGTTGGTTGCAAAGAGGCTGGTTGTACACTCCGAATAGCACCAGTCTTAGCTTATAAGATCCCAGTGTAAGAGCTAACGTTTGCATTGGTTGTACACTCCAAATAGCACCAGTATATTATCATATGGATGTGAATAAGATCTGACCAGTAACAATAGCATATGCTGATGTTGAAGTAGGGACTCAGGAGTTGTAAAAGATTCTAACAAGATATGTATACATTTGCTGATGGAAAGATAATCTACAAGTATATGTGTATAATGCTGAACTCTGTCTACTAACCCACCATACCTGCAATCTTTTCGCCCTTAATTTTTATTCTTCTAGAGCATGGTCCTTGTCAACTAGGCTCATGAAGTCAACAACGAACAGCTCTTAAATCCCTGAGCCGATTTCTAATAGGCCTCACTACGGAAAATCAGAAGACAGTAGCAACACACACAAGATTGAGAGTTCGCAACACACACAAGAGTGAGAGTTCCTTCTCTATATATTACTGAATTTAGATAGTTGGCTCAAGATTTAGGGTTCACAATTAAGGCCAAAACAAGGCCAGGCGAAACACAGCAGACCCAAGAGAAAGAGATGAGATTACACGCTCTGGTCCAAGCTATATATATTTACTATATATCAAAGCTAAACCTCTTTGCTGAACTCTCATAAGTTTGGGTACTGTTCATGGTAGCTGTTTACCTAATTAAATCTTGACACGTCTGTAATTTTACTGTAGATGGCGATGATGTTGAATGTGTAGCCGTGTCCACCGTACAGAACCCACCAAAGGGTAAAATTCTGGGCTCCACCGTACACGGAGAGACAACCTTTGTTATTTCTCGGTTCCTCTAgagtagattttttttttttttttttgagggaaggTTCCTCTAGAGTAGATGCCCTTGTCCAAAGCGGTAACGGTACAACATGGTCTACAGCTACCCAGCCCACGTCTCTTTTTCTCTCGTCAGCATTTTTCCTCAACGCAGCAGCGCACGCCGCCAGGCCGCCGTCGGCGGCGTCCCCGTGGAGTCCGCCGCTCTCCTCTCCCTCTTTGGACCTGTCACGACATTGCACTTGCCCAAAGCCATCGCAGTCACCAGGCGGATCGCAAGGAAGCAGGAGATCAAAGAGGCCCACCTAGCGTTGAGGAAGAAAGGCCCAGGTTCAAGCCAAGGGTGGACACGAGTGAGCCAACATGCTGAACAAGTACGTGAAGGGGAATGGAATTGGGGCAAGATCTATTTGGTAAAAACACACCTGTTGGTGAATGTCTATCTCTCCCTTCTCTCCGATGAACGAGTGAGTTCATCTGGATTTCCAACCTCCCGGCGTGACGCTGGGGTTGTAAACTCTCTGAATTCGTGAGTTATCTGTATCGCTACTGCCTGTATGCTACATATGGTATCAGATGTCACCGAATCCCTCGGATAACTTCTAAATCCTTCCCAAAATTTCCCAACAAAAATCCAcaaaagagagaaagagagagagcccGGCGGAGATCCAATCCAAGCCGGCGGAGATCTAGTCCTAGCAAGCGCGAGCGTGGAGGCGAAAATCGAGATCGGCGATGAACTCTTCAGGCGGCGGCTGACGATAGCGCCCGGAGCGGCTGTGTGGGGTCAAGCACGCGCGACCATCATGGAGAAGGACCTCGCTGACCTCAAGGCCCAAGGGGCGCTCGTGGCTGAATCGCTCAAAGCCATGAACGACTCTCTCAAGGGGCTCGGCTCATGGATGCCTAAGGTCGACAACTCCATCACCACGATCCAGAAGTCGATCGAGGACATGGGAGCTCGAGTCGCAGCGCTGGAGGCGGTGCGGTCAACCATCGACGACCACACGCTTCGGCCCGATGGGCACCGCCACGAACACGTTCACCAGGGTCATGGGTCTGATGCCCCTCGGGTACCAGATCCCTCCCTGGTCAGGGGTAAGCGCCAATTTCCGCACACCCCTGTCCATTTCCATTTGGGTGATCAATCTACTAGGGATCATGAGCTatatgatagtgcttacactgacACCCACTCACACGGTGATCGCAAT
This Lolium perenne isolate Kyuss_39 chromosome 1, Kyuss_2.0, whole genome shotgun sequence DNA region includes the following protein-coding sequences:
- the LOC127305921 gene encoding protein NEN1, with product MATAPVAPAGEEAQEGSRAPAAAHQEGGPEIAFFDVETSVPQRAGQGYALLEFGAILVCPRRLVEVACYATLVRPADLCVVSAASVRCNGITRDAVAAAPPFLAVADAVYDILHGRVWAGHNIVRFDLPRIREAFNEIGRSPPEPKGTIDTLPLLTQRFGRRAGDMKMASLANYFGLGRQKHRSLDDVRMNLEVLKYCATVLFLEASLPEVLTVENLVEHAITRSKTNGATSPEAIKSGANSSPDSSKRQRTISQVNNPTPDGDNQESVDPAMDRDSSELISHIEDIKLNATMQMGVSSSGYSGFLEPSDVSTECIQISANPSYYTQRTFIKHKDSPLQLCCAGLKVQFGVSTKFLDSAGRPKLNIVVDIPEDLSEVLEFCDNLAQRTSQESGSTSEWRPLTKKYGYVNRPTVRLNIPTTVSSDASMYSTDIYKKEPSGNTQKLAFNQVDAAELDSLVRGNKLDAFFSLEIYDYQQNAGIRLVAKRLVVHSE